From Methylobacterium radiodurans, a single genomic window includes:
- a CDS encoding patatin-like phospholipase family protein, protein MSEHPHGSEPDNPATAVPSTDVVMPVGDAVEHTQPPRQILAGPRAEKNVALALQGGGAHGAFTWGVLDYLIEDGRLGFEAVTGASAGAMNGVVLVDGWLKGGPDGAREGLERFWREVSLDGDLGPATRSLVSSFLSLWKGNPVAEFWTKALTPSPYVSNPLNINPLRKALAAQVDFERLREAETAGIYVSATNVWTGKLAVFERERLTVDHLMASACLPTVFQAVEIDGVPYWDGGYLGNPALYPLHRGAQTRDILLVQINPVERRETPRTEREIQDRLNEITFNANLMRELRAIDFVDGLIEEGVLGQGQYQRVLVHRIDGTDALEDYNAASKLDARWRVFQRLRDKGRKAAETWLGEHYDKIGRTCSLNLESAYQ, encoded by the coding sequence ATGAGCGAGCATCCGCACGGGTCCGAACCCGACAATCCGGCAACTGCCGTACCCAGCACCGATGTCGTGATGCCGGTCGGGGACGCGGTCGAGCACACCCAACCGCCCCGGCAGATCCTGGCTGGTCCGCGGGCGGAGAAGAACGTCGCACTGGCGCTCCAGGGCGGCGGCGCGCACGGGGCCTTCACCTGGGGCGTGCTCGACTATCTGATCGAGGACGGGCGCCTCGGCTTCGAGGCGGTGACGGGCGCGAGCGCGGGCGCGATGAACGGGGTCGTGCTGGTGGACGGCTGGCTCAAGGGCGGCCCGGACGGCGCCCGCGAGGGGCTGGAGCGGTTCTGGCGCGAGGTCAGCCTCGACGGCGATCTCGGCCCCGCCACCCGCAGCCTCGTCAGCAGCTTCCTGAGCCTGTGGAAAGGCAACCCGGTCGCCGAGTTCTGGACCAAGGCGCTGACGCCGAGCCCCTACGTCTCGAACCCGCTCAACATCAACCCGCTGCGCAAGGCGCTCGCCGCCCAGGTCGATTTCGAGCGCCTGCGCGAGGCCGAGACCGCGGGCATCTACGTCTCGGCCACGAATGTCTGGACCGGCAAGCTCGCGGTGTTCGAGCGCGAGCGGCTGACCGTGGACCACCTGATGGCCTCGGCCTGCCTGCCGACCGTGTTCCAGGCGGTGGAGATCGACGGCGTGCCCTACTGGGACGGCGGCTATCTCGGCAACCCGGCGCTCTACCCGCTCCATCGCGGTGCCCAGACCCGCGACATCCTGCTGGTGCAGATCAATCCGGTCGAGCGCCGCGAGACGCCCCGCACCGAGCGCGAGATCCAGGATCGTCTCAACGAGATCACCTTCAACGCCAACCTGATGCGCGAACTGCGCGCGATCGACTTCGTGGACGGGCTGATCGAGGAAGGCGTGCTCGGCCAGGGCCAGTACCAGAGGGTGCTGGTGCACCGCATCGACGGCACCGACGCGCTGGAGGACTACAACGCCGCGTCGAAGCTCGACGCTCGCTGGCGGGTGTTCCAGCGCCTGCGCGACAAGGGGCGCAAGGCGGCCGAAACTTGGCTCGGCGAACACTACGACAAGATCGGGCGGACCTGCAGCCTCAACCTCGAATCGGCCTACCAGTGA
- a CDS encoding cytidine deaminase yields MQAEDRDPERPGEAPLDALFAAARAVRERAHAPYSRFRVGAALSDERGRIHAGCNVENASYPVGTCAEAGAIAAMVAAGGTRIRAILVLGDGSGPVTPCGACRQRIREFAEAGTPVHAAGPDGVLASFTLEALLPASFGPELLGG; encoded by the coding sequence ATGCAGGCTGAAGACCGAGATCCCGAGCGGCCGGGCGAGGCACCCCTCGATGCCCTCTTCGCGGCGGCACGGGCCGTGCGCGAGCGGGCCCACGCGCCCTATTCCCGCTTCCGGGTCGGCGCGGCGCTGAGCGACGAGCGGGGCCGGATCCATGCCGGCTGCAACGTCGAGAACGCGTCCTACCCGGTCGGCACCTGCGCCGAGGCGGGGGCCATCGCCGCGATGGTGGCGGCGGGCGGCACGCGGATCCGCGCGATCCTGGTGCTCGGCGACGGGAGCGGCCCGGTCACCCCCTGCGGCGCCTGCCGCCAGCGCATCCGCGAATTCGCCGAGGCCGGCACGCCGGTCCACGCCGCCGGGCCGGACGGCGTCCTGGCAAGCTTCACCCTGGAGGCTCTGCTGCCCGCCTCCTTCGGCCCGGAGCTCCTCGGTGGTTGA
- a CDS encoding purine-nucleoside phosphorylase — MVDPAGAAANRLRAAGFAGPYACAIVTGTGLGRVAEALEAPTSLSYGEIPGFPRPGVTGHGGRLHRGRIAGRPVLVMEGRAHAYERGEAAAMRLPLTVLRNLGVERLLLTNASGSLLPEAGPGSLVALADHINLSGMNPLIGEDDDARFVPMNAAYDPDLRARLARAAAARGLPLREGVYAWFSGPSFETPAEVRMAGRLGADLVGMSTVPEVILARFLGLPVAAVSVVTNWAAGIAGGAPHHAETKAAARAAADDLAGLIQAFVADLPETAP, encoded by the coding sequence GTGGTTGATCCCGCCGGGGCCGCGGCGAACCGTCTGCGCGCCGCCGGCTTCGCGGGTCCCTATGCCTGCGCCATCGTCACCGGCACGGGGCTCGGACGCGTCGCTGAGGCTCTGGAGGCGCCGACTTCCCTGTCCTACGGCGAGATTCCGGGATTTCCGCGACCGGGGGTGACGGGGCATGGCGGCCGGCTGCACCGCGGCCGGATCGCTGGCCGTCCCGTCCTCGTCATGGAGGGCCGCGCCCACGCCTACGAGCGGGGCGAGGCCGCTGCGATGCGCCTGCCGCTCACGGTTCTGCGGAATCTGGGAGTCGAGCGGCTGCTTCTCACCAACGCCTCCGGCTCGCTGCTGCCCGAAGCCGGTCCCGGCAGCCTCGTCGCGCTCGCCGACCACATCAACCTCTCGGGGATGAACCCGCTGATCGGCGAGGACGACGACGCTCGCTTCGTGCCGATGAACGCGGCCTACGACCCGGACCTGCGCGCCCGTCTCGCCCGGGCCGCCGCCGCACGCGGCCTGCCCCTGCGCGAGGGCGTCTATGCGTGGTTCTCCGGCCCGAGCTTCGAGACCCCGGCGGAGGTCCGGATGGCCGGCCGGCTCGGGGCGGATCTCGTCGGCATGTCGACGGTGCCCGAGGTGATCCTGGCCCGCTTCCTCGGCCTGCCCGTGGCGGCGGTCTCGGTCGTCACCAACTGGGCCGCCGGCATCGCGGGCGGCGCGCCCCACCATGCCGAGACCAAAGCGGCGGCCCGGGCCGCCGCCGACGACCTCGCCGGCCTGATCCAGGCCTTCGTCGCGGACCTGCCGGAGACCGCCCCGTGA
- a CDS encoding sigma-70 family RNA polymerase sigma factor yields MSLDKTKRPDIVDLLVPLRRYARSLTRDTLRADDLVHDTLVRALESQNGLRPNTNLRTWMMTVLHNVFIDDQRRKQVELRHADALVQMSDEMAPPAQEGQVRLAQIREAFLTLPEEQRAALHLVTIEGMAYADAAAILGIPIGTLMSRLGRGRAALRAFEEGVRKGQESRGQESGGASTRPRPVERTPLRLVASGGRAEPEADPPPDPFSRRALRGW; encoded by the coding sequence ATGAGCCTCGACAAGACGAAGCGCCCCGACATCGTCGACCTACTGGTGCCCCTGCGGCGCTACGCACGGTCGCTGACCCGCGATACCCTTCGGGCGGACGATCTCGTGCACGACACCCTCGTGCGCGCCCTCGAGTCGCAGAACGGCCTGCGGCCGAACACGAACCTGCGCACCTGGATGATGACGGTGCTGCACAACGTCTTCATCGACGACCAGCGCCGCAAGCAGGTCGAGTTGCGCCACGCCGACGCCCTGGTGCAGATGAGCGACGAGATGGCGCCCCCGGCCCAGGAGGGTCAGGTGCGCCTCGCCCAGATCCGCGAGGCCTTCCTCACCCTGCCGGAGGAGCAGCGCGCCGCGCTCCACCTCGTGACCATCGAGGGCATGGCCTACGCGGACGCCGCCGCGATCCTCGGCATCCCGATCGGCACGCTGATGTCGCGGCTCGGCCGCGGGCGCGCGGCCCTCCGGGCCTTCGAGGAGGGCGTCCGCAAGGGCCAGGAGAGCAGGGGCCAGGAGAGCGGCGGCGCGAGCACGCGACCGCGGCCGGTGGAGCGCACGCCGCTGCGCCTCGTCGCCAGCGGCGGCCGGGCCGAGCCCGAGGCCGACCCGCCCCCGGATCCTTTCTCCCGGCGCGCCCTGCGCGGCTGGTAA
- a CDS encoding anti-sigma factor family protein, translating into MIDPITDGDLTAYVDGQLDVMRRLEVEAHLAENPATAARVMAELHDRDALRAAFAQLPGPGPERNRLAARRMDRSLRWRRVGARLKRAAAIAVMVGAGWLAHDEVGRFGVPDTIAAPVDPTLIEDAQQARQVAQMRARLASQRGGTTYDRAAIEAATGIRLPSLPETWSVRDVQIFPARHGTGVEIVADAGTLGELSLFATHRRGNGPLNEIAKAGDGTTVYWNAGNSAYALSGNSDDASLRAAAARIAAASL; encoded by the coding sequence ATGATCGACCCGATCACAGACGGCGATCTCACCGCCTATGTCGATGGCCAGCTCGACGTGATGCGCCGCCTCGAGGTCGAGGCGCACCTCGCCGAGAACCCGGCGACCGCCGCCCGCGTGATGGCCGAGCTGCACGACCGCGACGCCCTGCGCGCCGCCTTCGCGCAGCTGCCCGGCCCCGGTCCGGAGCGCAACCGCCTCGCAGCGCGCCGCATGGACCGCTCCCTGCGCTGGCGCCGCGTCGGCGCGCGCCTGAAGCGGGCGGCGGCGATCGCCGTGATGGTCGGCGCCGGCTGGCTCGCCCACGACGAGGTGGGCCGCTTCGGGGTGCCCGACACGATCGCGGCGCCCGTCGATCCCACCCTGATCGAGGACGCGCAGCAGGCCCGGCAGGTGGCGCAGATGCGCGCCCGGCTCGCCTCGCAGCGCGGCGGCACCACCTACGACCGCGCGGCGATCGAGGCCGCCACCGGCATCCGCCTGCCGAGCCTGCCGGAGACCTGGTCGGTGCGCGACGTGCAGATCTTCCCGGCCCGCCACGGCACGGGCGTCGAGATCGTCGCGGATGCGGGCACCCTCGGCGAGCTCTCGCTGTTCGCGACGCACCGGCGCGGCAACGGGCCGCTGAACGAGATCGCCAAGGCTGGTGACGGCACGACGGTCTACTGGAACGCCGGCAATTCCGCTTACGCGCTCAGCGGAAACAGCGACGATGCGAGCCTGCGGGCCGCGGCCGCCCGGATCGCCGCCGCATCGCTCTGA